The segment GGCTGAGTGACGTTCAACAGTTTGGCGGCGCCCGTTACAGAGCCAGCTCGCATGATCGCGTGGAAGACTTCCATTTGTCGCAAGTTCATTCGACGGTTCCCGTGCTTGTAGCGCCACTATGCTTGGCGATAGTTCTGTGGATGAGCTCCACGTAGAGATCGCGATTTTTCTCGATAACGGCCTCCACGCTGAAAATGCCGACAGCTAGTGGGGTCGGGCCAAACGAATCCGGCAGGAACATTGCCAGGCCGCCCGCTCCAGGCACCACGCCGCCTATCGAAACAGCGTAGCCCTGCTCTCGAACCGCAGCCAGCGTAGTCTGCAGCCGCCCGATGTCGGCGTGCTTGAGGGGGTCGGGCTCCTCATTGTTGAGGCGCCGTATCATTCTGCCGACATGGTCGTTGTCAAATCTCGACAGGAGCACATGGCCCACTGCGGTTTTCGCTATGCTTCGAAACGACCCTGGATCAGCATGAAGGCGCACTGGGCCG is part of the uncultured Devosia sp. genome and harbors:
- a CDS encoding helix-turn-helix domain-containing protein translates to MESVKSAQRVFEFLEYFAKVQRQVSVAELAKHYGYPNSSVSTVMRTMVSLGYLSYDTKLRTYLPTSRLLFLVEWVGTTLYDSEAVKAVMRDLSDATGETIILGVQSGLRVQYVQVIDATGPVRLHADPGSFRSIAKTAVGHVLLSRFDNDHVGRMIRRLNNEEPDPLKHADIGRLQTTLAAVREQGYAVSIGGVVPGAGGLAMFLPDSFGPTPLAVGIFSVEAVIEKNRDLYVELIHRTIAKHSGATSTGTVE